Proteins encoded within one genomic window of Aerococcus viridans:
- the accB gene encoding acetyl-CoA carboxylase biotin carboxyl carrier protein produces MKHEEIKDLISQIDSSTIQEFSFQTQADSLYISKIKERQTQTEHTASTSANQQATTNAEATPPAVAQETKSKETIAPATEAAATPSAPTMSAGKTIDSPLVGIVYLAKNPDQPAFKKVGDRVETGETVCIVEAMKVMNEIPADISGTVVNVLVEDGQVVEFGQPLFEVSE; encoded by the coding sequence TTGAAACACGAAGAAATTAAAGATTTAATCAGCCAGATTGATTCGTCTACGATTCAAGAGTTTTCATTCCAAACACAAGCAGATTCTTTATATATTTCAAAAATTAAAGAACGCCAAACACAAACTGAACACACTGCAAGCACAAGCGCGAATCAACAAGCTACCACAAACGCAGAAGCTACACCTCCTGCAGTAGCCCAAGAGACGAAGAGTAAAGAAACTATAGCGCCTGCCACAGAAGCAGCAGCAACACCTAGTGCACCTACTATGTCAGCTGGCAAAACGATTGACAGTCCTTTAGTTGGTATTGTTTATCTAGCTAAGAACCCTGATCAACCTGCCTTCAAGAAAGTAGGCGACCGCGTTGAAACTGGTGAAACTGTTTGCATCGTTGAAGCGATGAAAGTGATGAACGAAATTCCAGCTGATATTTCTGGAACGGTCGTGAACGTCTTAGTTGAAGACGGCCAAGTTGTTGAATTCGGCCAACCATTATTTGAAGTTAGCGAATAA
- the fabF gene encoding beta-ketoacyl-ACP synthase II produces the protein MTNRVVVTGMGAITPIGNDAKTFWTNLKAGEHGFGPITKFDAKDLNAKLVAEVKDFNPKDFMDRKEAKRMDLYSQYAVAAAVEAVADANLDIENADVDRIGVYLGTGIGGIQEIEKGVLKMQDKGIKRVNPLFVPVSISNMGAASISMHFGLKGPALTMVTACASANNAIGEAFRYIKHGYADVMIAGGAEGAINEIGLGGFDNLTATSDSTDPDRASIPFDKDRNGFVMGEGAGILVLESLESAQARGANIYAEIGGYGSTSDAYHLTAPSEDGSGAAKAMLNALEEGNIAKEEVSYINAHGTSTPANDSSETVAIKRAFGEELTYKIPVSSTKSSVGHLLGAAGAVEAIASIMAIQDSFIPATLGYKNPDPLCDLDIVPNVGREQEVNVVVSNTLGFGGHNTVIAFKKVGE, from the coding sequence ATGACAAACAGAGTAGTCGTAACAGGTATGGGTGCTATTACACCTATCGGAAATGACGCAAAAACATTTTGGACCAATTTAAAAGCCGGAGAGCATGGTTTTGGACCAATCACAAAATTTGATGCCAAAGACTTAAACGCGAAATTAGTGGCTGAAGTAAAAGACTTCAATCCAAAAGATTTCATGGACCGTAAAGAAGCGAAACGTATGGATTTATACAGTCAATACGCTGTAGCTGCAGCCGTCGAGGCTGTTGCGGACGCAAATCTAGACATTGAAAATGCTGACGTTGACCGTATCGGGGTTTACTTAGGTACTGGTATCGGTGGTATTCAAGAAATCGAAAAAGGTGTGTTAAAAATGCAAGATAAAGGAATCAAACGAGTGAATCCTTTATTCGTACCTGTTTCTATTTCAAACATGGGTGCTGCCAGTATCTCTATGCACTTTGGCTTAAAAGGGCCAGCTTTAACTATGGTTACAGCTTGTGCTTCTGCTAACAATGCCATTGGTGAAGCTTTCCGTTATATTAAACATGGTTATGCAGATGTCATGATTGCTGGTGGTGCTGAAGGTGCGATTAACGAAATCGGTTTAGGAGGTTTCGACAACCTAACAGCGACAAGTGATTCAACTGATCCAGACCGCGCCTCAATCCCCTTCGATAAGGACCGAAATGGTTTTGTGATGGGTGAGGGTGCTGGAATCTTGGTATTAGAGTCCTTAGAATCAGCGCAAGCTCGTGGCGCAAACATCTATGCTGAAATCGGTGGTTACGGTTCTACTTCAGATGCTTACCACTTAACTGCGCCATCTGAAGATGGTTCTGGTGCAGCGAAAGCGATGTTAAACGCTTTAGAAGAAGGTAACATCGCTAAAGAAGAAGTTTCTTACATAAATGCTCACGGTACAAGTACCCCAGCAAATGATTCTTCTGAAACAGTTGCGATTAAACGAGCATTTGGTGAAGAATTGACTTATAAAATTCCAGTTTCTTCTACAAAATCATCAGTTGGTCACTTATTAGGTGCTGCTGGTGCTGTTGAAGCCATTGCAAGTATCATGGCTATCCAAGATTCATTTATTCCAGCTACATTAGGCTACAAGAATCCAGATCCATTATGTGATTTAGATATCGTACCGAATGTTGGACGCGAACAAGAAGTAAACGTTGTTGTCAGCAACACTTTAGGTTTTGGTGGACACAACACAGTTATTGCCTTTAAAAAGGTTGGTGAATAA
- the fabG gene encoding 3-oxoacyl-[acyl-carrier-protein] reductase: protein MTENTQELKKTALVTGGSRGIGASIAHKFADQGYNIVIVSRSGSTESHIQALESKNVVVKDFKGDVTDTNFAKEIMTFIKANFQTIDVLVNNAGITRDTLLMRMKEADFDAVIDINLKGTFNFIQAASKLMMKQRQGAIINIASVIGQMGNVGQANYAASKAGILGLTKAAARELSMRGVTVNAVAPGYVETEMTDEIPEKAKRAMLENIPLQKLGQPSDIAEAVYFLANQSYITGTTLDVNGGLYMN, encoded by the coding sequence ATGACTGAGAATACACAAGAATTAAAGAAAACAGCCCTTGTCACAGGCGGTAGCCGTGGTATTGGTGCAAGCATCGCTCATAAGTTTGCAGACCAAGGATACAATATTGTCATTGTTTCCCGCTCTGGTTCTACTGAAAGCCATATCCAGGCTTTAGAAAGCAAAAATGTTGTTGTGAAGGATTTCAAGGGTGACGTAACGGATACCAATTTTGCCAAAGAAATCATGACTTTCATCAAAGCAAATTTCCAAACCATCGATGTATTAGTGAATAATGCTGGTATTACCCGCGACACGCTACTAATGCGTATGAAAGAAGCAGATTTCGATGCAGTGATCGATATTAACTTAAAAGGGACTTTCAATTTCATTCAAGCAGCTAGCAAACTAATGATGAAGCAACGTCAAGGTGCCATCATCAATATCGCATCAGTGATTGGTCAAATGGGTAACGTTGGTCAAGCTAACTATGCCGCTTCTAAAGCCGGGATTCTTGGTTTAACGAAGGCTGCAGCACGTGAATTAAGTATGCGTGGTGTCACAGTTAATGCCGTTGCACCAGGTTACGTTGAAACAGAAATGACAGATGAAATTCCAGAAAAAGCCAAAAGGGCTATGCTGGAAAATATTCCTTTACAGAAACTTGGACAACCATCGGACATCGCTGAAGCCGTGTACTTCTTAGCTAACCAAAGCTATATCACAGGCACAACGCTTGATGTCAACGGTGGCTTGTATATGAATTAG
- the fabZ gene encoding 3-hydroxyacyl-ACP dehydratase FabZ, which translates to MTEYAERKEPVLTAMQVQEIIPNRFPISFVDRVDEIIPGEKVVARKNVTINEEFFVGHFPGNPVMPGVLQVETMAQVGSIPLLSQPDFKNKIAYLAGLNNVKFRKNVVPGDVLEITVEIVKLKKRMGIGKGTIRNEYGEVCSEAEMTFIISNVDKVD; encoded by the coding sequence ATGACTGAATATGCAGAACGTAAAGAACCTGTTCTAACAGCTATGCAGGTACAAGAAATCATCCCTAACCGTTTTCCAATCTCATTTGTGGACCGAGTGGATGAAATTATCCCAGGTGAAAAAGTTGTTGCCCGTAAAAACGTGACGATCAACGAAGAATTCTTTGTTGGTCACTTCCCAGGAAACCCTGTAATGCCTGGTGTTTTACAAGTAGAAACAATGGCACAAGTGGGCTCAATTCCATTATTATCTCAACCAGACTTTAAAAATAAAATCGCTTATTTAGCTGGATTAAACAACGTGAAATTCCGTAAAAACGTTGTACCTGGTGACGTACTTGAAATCACAGTTGAAATTGTGAAATTGAAGAAACGTATGGGTATCGGTAAAGGAACTATCCGTAATGAATACGGCGAGGTTTGTTCAGAAGCAGAAATGACCTTTATCATTTCTAACGTAGATAAAGTCGACTAG